The following proteins are co-located in the Ailuropoda melanoleuca isolate Jingjing chromosome 13, ASM200744v2, whole genome shotgun sequence genome:
- the SCP2D1 gene encoding SCP2 sterol-binding domain-containing protein 1, which translates to MWKRINHQPKIKAVDGPQAGQFKELGAAQEPAMPHPLELSEFQSFSVFEDISHRIKEVGAQLVKKVNAIFQLDITKNGKTILQWTIDLKNGSGDMYPGSSRIPADTVFTIPEPVFMELVLGKMNPQKAFLAGKFKVRGKVLLGQKLERVFKHWAKF; encoded by the coding sequence ATGTGGAAGAGAATCAACCATCAACCCAAGATCAAAGCAGTGGATGGACCTCAGGCAGGCCAGTTCAAGGAACTGGGTGCAGCTCAGGAGCCTGCCATGCCACACCCTCTAGAGCTGTCAGAATTCCAGAGCTTCTCTGTGTTTGAGGACATTAGCCATCGCATTAAAGAGGTGGGGGCCCAACTGGTAAAGAAAGTCAATGCCATCTTTCAGCTGGACATCACCAAAAATGGGAAGACCATTCTGCAGTGGACCATTGATCTGAAGAATGGTTCTGGGGACATGTATCCAGGATCCTCCAGGATCCCAGCAGACACTGTCTTCACTATCCCAGAACCTGTCTTTATGGAGTTGGTTTTGGGCAAAATGAACCCTCAGAAGGCTTTCCTTGCTGGCAAGTTCAAAGTGAGAGGCAAAGTTCTGCTTGGCCAGAAGCTGGAGAGGGTTTTCAAACACTGGGCTAAATTTTAA